The genomic window GGGCCTCGCATGGCCGGTCTTGGCCCACAGCCGATGGCTCATGGGAATCGGCCCGTGACCCCTTGGAAGGTCCGAACCCATGGTCCATGACCCTCAGGATAGACGGATTCATCCCGGCGTCGAAATGCAGAAGTGCCCCGCCGCTTCCGGCGTTCACGAGGCCGCCTCATCCGAAGGATTCCAGGGGGATGCGGCGCAGGAAGGGAAGGTCGTCGAAGGCCCGGTCGGCCGTCACGATCTCCCGCAGGCCCACCCGCTCGGCCACGGCCCATGGACGGCGCCCCGGGGCGAAAGCCGGGGGAAGGCCTCCAGGAGCGCCCGGGCCCGGGCGACGTCGTCGGCCGTCACGGGCAGGACCCGTCCCGGCGTCATGACCCGGGGGAAATCGTCGGAGACCTGAAAGCCGACCGTCCGGGCCCCGACGGCGTGATAACGGTACAAGATCTCCTGGAGCACCTCGGCCGAGGTCACGGCCTCCAGCCGGCTCAGGCGTTCGAAGGCGGCCCGGCGGCTCTCGGCGTCCTCCGCCAGGAGTCGCCGGATGGCTTCCCGGACGAGGGCCCCGACGGACATGCCCCGCCGGTCGGCCTCGGCCTTCAGGCGGCGAAGGGTCATCGGGTCGAGCCGGATCTCCAGACGCTCGGTCAGAACCTGCATGATTTTTTCCGGTTACCGGTTCCGTTCGGTATTCTCAGGAAAGACAAGCCCGAGGTCAGACCCCGTCAAGGGCCTTGACAACGGGGTCCTCTGGGTGCCCGATGCGGCGGCTCCTTGCCGGACAACGGTTTATCTCGCTTGGATAAAGGGTTTGGATAACAGAGCCGTTCGGTGGGGGGAAATGTTGCTCCCATCCGGGAAAACGGTGGCCCGGCGACCTCGATGACACCGCCATGACGGGCGGTGTTCAGAGGGGATCTGACACCGCCATGGCTGGCGGTGTTCGGAGGGGATCGACCCGGCCAGGACGGGCGGTGCATGCGGAGGACGCCCGCAGGACAGCGGGCTCTCTACGGAAGCCACCGGCATGACGGCCGGTGTGCTGGTCTCCCGACCTGCCCATCTGCCGACTGCCCATCTGCCGAATACTTGAAACATCGCGCTTTCGCGGAGGTGCCCTTTCCACTCTCCACCTCACTTCTCACCTCCCGAACCACTCTGATAAGCGAGACTTGGACGAAGGGATTAGATAAAGGGGAACCGTTCTGTTCGTCTCAAACAGCAGAGGGTTCCGTCGGCTCGATGCCGTATTTCTTCTTGAACTCTTCCCACGTCATGGCGTAAAAGTCCCGATTCTTCTGGATGTAGCCTTCCCATTCGCGGGGGACTTCGTCCTGGGGGTAGATGGCCGAGACGGGACACACCGGCTGGCAGGCCCCGCAATCGATGCACTCCTCGGGGTGGATGTAAAGCTGGTCGGTGCGTTCGTAGTCGACCTGAACGTCGGGCCGATAGCCGGCGGCCTCGTTCTTTTTCGGATGGATGCAGTCGACGGGGCAGGCGTCGACGCAGGCCGTGTCCTTGACGCCGATGCAGGGAAAGCAGATCACGTAAGCCATGACGGTACCTCCTCACGGCGTGACGTCGGGACGGGGTCGCTGCCGTTCGTCCCGGCGGCGACTGCTTTTTCCGGCCTCGTCACGCTGTCACACTCGTAGCTGGGTCGCCAGGGCCTGTCGTTCATCGTCGGACAGCTCCCGGTCGATCCAGGGATAGAGGATGCCTTCCTCCTTGCTGTTATGGACGCCCAGGACCTGCAGGAGGTCCTGCTCGAGGGCGTCCGTGTCGGTCCGGCCGGCCTCGAGGGCCCGGGCGATTTCGGCCAGGAGCTCCCGAATCTGGCGGTGCTCCATCCGCATGACGACCGTCGGTCCCGCCTCGTGCATGCCCGTGCGGGCCTCGAAGGCGGGGAAAAGGATGTCTTCCTCCCACACGATGTGCCGCTCCAGGCCCGACCGGAACTCGTCGAACAGCCGTCGGGCCCGCGGCAGGTCTTGCGTCTTCGTCCGGCGGAATTCCTCGAAGAGGGCATCCAGCCGGTCGTGGTCGTGACTCATGAAGTCGGCCACGGAAAAGCTCATGTCGGGACCTCCATGCCGGGAGTGACTGAAAGCGTCGGTTCGGCCCCCAGAGTCGGAGAGACGCCGGCCAGGGCGACGGCGACAAACGTGAGGTCTGCACTCAGGGACGGCTCCACGGGCACACCCAGCAAGACCAGGAGGGGGGTCAAGCGTTTTCGCAAGTCCGCCTGCAGAGTCGGGCCCTCGGCCAGGAGGTCCACGCCCCGGTAGGAACGAACCCAGGCCCGCACTTCCTGCAGGACGGCCCGGACCCAGGCCGCGGCGGCCGGATGGGGAAACCGACCGTTCTCCAGCCCGTCGCGTAACCGGGACTCCAGGACCTCTTCGACGGCTCGACGGGTTTGCATCGAGGGACCTCCCCGATTCCGGTTTCCGGGACGCCTCATGAGAGTATGACCCGGCGGGACGGTCGGGTCTTTGCGGAAAGTCAAATTGGGCCGATGAGCCGATAGGCAGGTCGGCGCTATAATGGACGCCCCGGCATCGTGGGCGGAGGGCGTTATGGAGACGAGGCCTGCCAGCCAAGCGGTCCTCCGGCGAGTCGGCCTGTTTGAGGGCTTGGACGAGGAGGCCCTCGACCGCATCGCCGAGGTCGGATTCCGTCGGCGGCTGGACGCCGGGGCCTTCCTGTTCTTTCAGGACACGCCGGCCCGGTCGGCGTACGTCGTCCTTGAAGGCCGCCTGCGAATCGTCCAGGCGACGCCCGAGGGCGAGCGGGTCGTCGTCCGATACATGCAGGCCGGGGACGTCGTCGGCCTCATCGCCGCCCTGGGGGATATGGAGTACCCGGTCACGGCGGAGGTCGCCGAGGACGGGACCGTCGTCCTCGGCTGGTCGGGCGAGACGCTTCGGTCGCTCATGGAGACGTACCCCCGCTTGGCCCTCAACGCCATGACGCACATGGCCGGCATGGTCCGGGACCTCCTCCGGCGCGTGCGGGAGCTTTCGACCGAGCGGGTCGAACGGCGGATCGCCCGGACGCTCCTCCGGCTGGCCCGGCACGCCGGCCGGCGCGTCGAGGCCGGCGTCGAGATCGCCTTTCCCATCACCCGGGAGGAGATCGCCCAGATGGCCGGGACGACCCTCTACACCGTCAGCCGGACGTTGAGTCGATGGGAACGGGAGGGCCTGCTGGAGACCGGCCGGGAGCACATCGTCATCCGGGCGACCCACGCCCTGGTCGCCATCGCCGACGACCTGCCGCCAACTCGGGGTCCTTCCCCGCCGTCCGCCCCCCTTCCCGAATGACCCGCCGGCGAATCCTGCGGGTGGCCGGGTGACCTGTCTGCCATTGCCGTAGAGTCCGTTGGCGGCCGACCCCCAGGACTCGGCCCATTTGCGGTTGCGCAAAGACGGCCTTCTCTTAGGGGGATATCCTTGGATAGAGCCGTTGGGTTCGTGAAAGGGGGTCCGGTCCGGCGAATGGCGAGTAGCGAATGGCGAGTAGAGCGTATTTCAAAAACTCCATTCCGCCGCTGAGACGCCGAGAACGCAGGGAAAAATCGAAGAAGAACCTTCATCCTCTGCACCTCGGCGGTGAGTTTTGAAACAGGCTCTGGCGAATGGCAAATGGGGACTGTTCGCCTTTCGCCTTTTTCCACGGCCCGAAAGAGACGGTTTTTCAAGACGAAAGAGGAGTCGAGGCGGTGAGAGTTTCTGAGACGATGAGTGTAGCCGACATCCTGGGACAGTGGCCCGAGACAGCTCGGGTCTTCATCCGACGGGGGATGGCCTGCGTCGGCTGTGCGATGGCGCCCTTCGAGACGCTGGCCCAGGCCGCCAACTACTACGGCATCCCGCCGGACGTCTTATGGGCAGAGGTCGAGTCAGTCGTCGCCCCGTCCGCAGGGGCCGACCCCCCTAACGCCTGACGCCGAATTCCGCCTCTCCGGAGGTACGGTCATGAGCCAAGCCATCGAGGCCATCCGGAAGCATCACCGGAAGATTCTGGAGACCTTTCAGGGTCATCTGCAGACGCTTCGCCGGCGGCCCGAGTCGGAATCCTTGGGGGCGCTCCTCCACTTCCTCAAGACGGAGCTCCTGCCTCACGCCGTCGGCGAGGAGCGGGCCCTGTATCCGGCCGTCGAGGGTCTCCTGAAAGCATGGGGCCAGGCGACGGCGACGATGATCGTGGACCACGAGTTCATCCGCCGGTCCATCCAGGCCCTCGAGGCCCTGGCGGAACGGCTCCGCACGACTTCGGACGTCGCCGCCCTGTGGGGCGAGGTCGAGACCCAGCTCCTTCAGCTGAGCGCCGTCCTGCGGCTCCACCTGGAAAAAGAAGAACGGGTCTATCTGCCCCTGGTCGAGCGGCATTTGTCCGAGTCGGTCCAGCGGTCCATCCTGGACCGGATGCACGAGGTCGGCCCGGCCGACGTCGAGGCGGCGGGGAGCGTCCTCGACGTGCGGTATATGCCGCCGCCTGAGCGGCATCCCCGGATTTTCGAGACCTTCGACCGACTGGCGCCGGGGGCCTCGTTCATCCTCGTCAACGACCACGACCCAAAACCGCTGTATTACGAATTCCTCCACGAACGGACGGGCCAGTTTGCCTGGGAATACCTGGAGTCGGGTCCCCAGGTCTGGCGGGTCCGCATCACGAAGGTCGCCCCCCAGGGGTGAACGGTCGGGGTCGGGACGATGCGGGTCGTGTTCGTGTGGCTTCACGTCGTGGCGGCCGCCGTATGGCTCGGGAGCCTGGTCTTTCTGGCCCTGGGCGTCCTGCCCGTCCTGCGGCGGCCTGAATATCGGACCGTGTATGGGCCTATCCTGCACGCCGTCGGCCTCCGGTACCGGTGGATCGGATGGGCGGCCCTGGGCGTCCTGGTCCTGACGGGTTTGCACAACCTGGCCGCCCTGGGCTTCGGATGGTCCCACGTCGTCTCGGGTCAGCTATGGGCGGGGCCCTTTGGTCGGGCCCTGGCCTGGAAGTTGGGCCTGGTCGGGGTCATCGTCGGGCTGAACCTGGTCCATGACCTGTGGCTGGGGCCTCGGGTGACCCGTCGATGGCAGGCGAATCCGGACGACCCGTCGCTCCGGTGGGTCCGGCCGGCGGCCGCCTGGATCGGGCGTCTGGTCGTGATCCTGACCCTCATCGTCTTTTATCTGGGCGTGACGCTGACGCGCGGAGGCCTGTCATGAAATCCGCCGCTGAAGCGACCGGGGCGACCGCCCCCTTTTTCGCCATGCCCTCTCTTCGGGCGCCGACGCCCGTCCTGCGGGCGGCCATGATGGTCGGGGTGGCCTGCTTTTTAGGGGCCGTCCTGACGGGCATCTGGCGGCTGGCGGCGACGCGGGGC from bacterium HR11 includes these protein-coding regions:
- the ytfE gene encoding Iron-sulfur cluster repair protein YtfE, which gives rise to MSFSVADFMSHDHDRLDALFEEFRRTKTQDLPRARRLFDEFRSGLERHIVWEEDILFPAFEARTGMHEAGPTVVMRMEHRQIRELLAEIARALEAGRTDTDALEQDLLQVLGVHNSKEEGILYPWIDRELSDDERQALATQLRV
- the fdxA gene encoding Ferredoxin 7Fe, translated to MAYVICFPCIGVKDTACVDACPVDCIHPKKNEAAGYRPDVQVDYERTDQLYIHPEECIDCGACQPVCPVSAIYPQDEVPREWEGYIQKNRDFYAMTWEEFKKKYGIEPTEPSAV
- the fnr gene encoding Fumarate and nitrate reduction regulatory protein, which encodes METRPASQAVLRRVGLFEGLDEEALDRIAEVGFRRRLDAGAFLFFQDTPARSAYVVLEGRLRIVQATPEGERVVVRYMQAGDVVGLIAALGDMEYPVTAEVAEDGTVVLGWSGETLRSLMETYPRLALNAMTHMAGMVRDLLRRVRELSTERVERRIARTLLRLARHAGRRVEAGVEIAFPITREEIAQMAGTTLYTVSRTLSRWEREGLLETGREHIVIRATHALVAIADDLPPTRGPSPPSAPLPE